ATAGGTGTGCAGCGCTTCGACGGCTTTATCCTGCCATGCAAATGCCGGCGGGCTCTTCTTCCTGAGCGCTCGCGGCGCATGCACTCTTTCTGCGTGGCTTTCCATCCGAGGCAGGCGATGCGCAATACCCGTCGCGCACTTGGCGACCTTGACCAGATGCTCATCGAGTCTTTGCTTTTCCTTTGTATTGGCAAGAAGTGACGTCTCTCCCTGCCATTTACTGTCCGCCTCTTGCGAGGACGCATAGTAATCCCCTACCATCAGAGCCAGTCTCGCGTAGAGCAGTACGGGACGAATGCTGTTGTCCCGATACTGCGCGAGAAGCTTGTCTTTGACTTCAAGCAGATGGGGCAGCCACTTGTTCAGCGCGTTATGCCACGGCGCGGACTCGCCCAGCAGCCCATTTGAAAACCGCAGCTCACTCTTCTCCGAATCGCTTTTTTCATATCCCCACTTTACGCTGACGCGCTTCAGCAGATCTGGAATATCTTTTGCCTCGCATTCGATGTACCATTTACGATCCTCTTTCTGTGCGAGTACAGGCAATCGATGATGGGAGAGAATCAGCCACACGAGCAGGGATGCCAACGGCGGCAGCGGCTGTATTTTCTTCATAAGAAATTCCCGCGCCCGCTCTATAAGCGCTTCTTCCTCATATTCTCCGCGAAGAAGCAGCTCGATCCACGGCGTATCGTCTGTCGCATTCCCGGACAATCCCACGAGGGCTTCCAACAGGCATACAGATACCCACTCATGGCGATACGTATCTCTCGCATTTTTATCCCGCAACATGCCTTGAAATGCATCGTTTGCCTTTCCCCAATCGTGCAGAAGCGCCGCCACGCCTACAAGTGCCTTGACACTCGGCAGGATATTCCACTCTCCCTCCGCCACGCGCAGATGATCGTCCTGCAGCGTCGATGCGACAGGGACGTATCCCTCTTCATTGAACCGCTCCCGGCTTCCCACAATCCAAAGCAGCTCACTTTTCCTCCTGGAGCGAATCCAGCGCGCCGAAACAGCCATGCTCTTTGTCGCGTGACGGCGAAGGAGCATCTTGACCATCTGCAGGCCCTCCGATGTAATCACGGTTTCCCATGTATCCGTACCGATACGATTGGCAAAGGCGTCCAGAATCCAACGCACCGTCTTATGCGCCTTTTTATCGCTCTGACTTGTGAATACGACCATCATTGTATCTCACCACTTTTCCATACTGTGCGCCTTCAGCACATCATACATGTAATCAAGGGCACGGTAAGCTGTAAATCGCTCTATCGCCTGCTGTCGAAATTCGGAAGCGCTCTCCCCGCGGGATGCCGAGATAAACGCCCAGGGCAGAATGAGCGTGTCCTTCACCAAATCTGCCGCGTCAAAGACAAGTGCTCCGCGCCGCGTCTTGCCGTGCATGAGCGCAAAGCCGTGGGGAATCCCCAGCACCCAAAGCGTCGAAGCCGCGAGTCCGTAGGCTAGATAGTTGCCGTGATTGAGAAACTGGTTGGCAAGGTTAACGTCCTTCTCGCCTTTCTCCGCGTCCACATCTCGCACAAAGTTCGACATCGCCGTCTTCTTCGCGGCATACGCATATAGCCCCTTGGCAAAGTGCGCCTCGGCGGCGAGGAGCATCCCGACGTTTTCCGCTTCACTTATCCCCTTGCGAAATGTCTTAAGCGCTCTTTCCACCTCCAAGTCATCCGCGTAAAACCCGGCTTCCTGAAGCTCTCTGTCCCTGCTCCAGACATTTTCCAGGTAGGTGCAGCGATCCTCCTGCAGGGACTTTGCCGCCATGAGCCTCTTTTCCTCGTCCCACCAAAAGGACATCCAGCCCTGTACGTATTCAGTCGGACGATATTCGCTCTGCGGGCTCATCCACTCGATTTCCGTCCCCGCGAAAAGAGGCGTCCCTCCTCCCCCGGCAAAGCCCACGAGAACGCCCGCGCTTGCAAGCATGCGCATCGCCGCCTGTGTGACGGACGTTCCCGTCCCGAGCAGAATGCACGTGGTGTTCGCGATCGGGATATTCCAGTATTGCTTTGCCTTTTTCCCCTCTGTCAGATAGAGCACACGACCGTCTTTTTGCAGCACTCTGCAATGCTCCAGATAATAGATGTTCGCGCGCTTGGAAAAGAGGATCGACTTCAGCTCTGTCGGTGTCAGCATCTCCATCCTGTTCACTCCTTGTATGATATGTTCTGTAGGTAAGGCAGCAGCACCCGCCCCGCAGAAAAGCCTCCCGGCCTGTTGCGTATACATTATATATTCGACAAAAAAAATACGAATCATGCAAGGAGGACGGCTTTTCCGCAATCCTCTTTACATGATCCGTATGTCTGCTTTCTCCGCGGCAAAATCGCTCCGATTTCCGCGCGGGAAAGATGCTCTCTTTATGCTTTTGACAACCACCTCGCGGCGTCCAATGCGTGATACGTGATGATGAGATCCGCTCCTGCGCGCTTCATGCTCGTAAGCGTCTCCAGGACGATTCTCTCCTCATCAATCCACCCGTTCGCGGCAGCCGCCTTGACCATCGCGTACTCACCGCTGACGTTATACGTGACGATGGGAAGATGGCAA
This portion of the Selenomonas sp. TAMA-11512 genome encodes:
- the cas1f gene encoding type I-F CRISPR-associated endonuclease Cas1f; the encoded protein is MEMLTPTELKSILFSKRANIYYLEHCRVLQKDGRVLYLTEGKKAKQYWNIPIANTTCILLGTGTSVTQAAMRMLASAGVLVGFAGGGGTPLFAGTEIEWMSPQSEYRPTEYVQGWMSFWWDEEKRLMAAKSLQEDRCTYLENVWSRDRELQEAGFYADDLEVERALKTFRKGISEAENVGMLLAAEAHFAKGLYAYAAKKTAMSNFVRDVDAEKGEKDVNLANQFLNHGNYLAYGLAASTLWVLGIPHGFALMHGKTRRGALVFDAADLVKDTLILPWAFISASRGESASEFRQQAIERFTAYRALDYMYDVLKAHSMEKW